The following coding sequences lie in one Oryza brachyantha chromosome 10, ObraRS2, whole genome shotgun sequence genomic window:
- the LOC102721679 gene encoding uncharacterized protein LOC102721679, which produces MRLPLAAAWPLLLSLLAASRLPASAAAASSGATSGRAEWQVLTRANFSSQIRLHPHVLLIVTMPWYGESRSLMAEIQRLVAADEQELGRLKLMVVHRNSEKLLTDVLDATEGIKFIYYQHSLPFKYQGKLRTREILSSVHYIMSLKHAETPFVVLHTKEDVEAFVESTDKAVILSEFCGWFSKLAHGGSNRTEGTSSNNHTENVDIPGKTLTRESDGPLELVIEDEELNFGGGVQLTGSPWKGGFTLANGSVSDQIRITTDVNRTLCTAEKLHQFESFYAKLIALSRDYFLPPEKVRFGLITERSSLPSLEFINEGNLETWFLSVHYLGCTNCSIVAKEGDDLRSLLQSYHNLDINEMDVDASGVATFPASRPSAILFIDRLSDSSKVRDESKLHLKLLREYVQKKYPSHFSTGGLSNGKSRMSSRAVPSLMSTSRSAHTEQTRLSAWASKLMEFGDKMSVMVVNDGESISYRSASQGSTDNPLYDILTKLLQKTRPAHRSKKTRISFVTKDVGIKQPSDDSEVQVVESLSIRESQPERNDVSFASSDSRNDENRATEAEYIDDGQKPIKPEKGTANYYHTNEKLLESSDTEAEEQHKTKDSDVSLDLQEEISIDVHDSNAPENFCNISKDDLECSDAKMEKQEHKTEASVISSDLQEEVSTDVHSSNQVGDILHKHKDEGTVREAVAILEHDGANVNFNQEKLGSAKQQDDVFPVLGQEFRRIEDVIYEDNLFILDEGSEESDSKYPVHTALSSSSSLVGDNTEYTEQVTPSIPDEHFAGSFFFSDGGYRLLRTLTGGSRIPSLVIIDPIQQKHYVFPDEIEFSYPSLASFFDCYMNQSLSPYYRSALSVISSKELLRPPFINRDFHEADSIPQLTTSNFCMSVFGFEGCDSKNEMPFSNTENIASAWKKDVLVLFSNSWCGFCQRTELVVCEVYQSLKNFGTSNSQFLRAQDLQEKNEESTMKGFPAIYLIDCTLNECHHLLKLAGKEEHYPTLLLFPAESKSAISYERGISVANLFEFLESHTSNSPHLLEYKGFLWKKKMVAQRDAPQAIQFDSSDKSSTEVGSHSPSHLERHEARVLAGSVLTATAKLGSAVPFDNSQVLIVSADSHEGFQGLIINKRLSWDAFKNLDSSMEPIKRAPLFYGGPVVVQGYYLVSLSRVAFDGYLQVMPGVYYGDVAATTQVTRQIKSGEQSSENLWFFLGFSSWGYSQLFDELSEGAWQVSEEPIEHLVWPDN; this is translated from the exons ATGCGCCTCCCCCTCGCCGCGGCATGGCcactcctcctctccctcctcgcgGCGTCACGGTTGCCTgcgtccgcggcggcggcgagctccggtGCGACCTCCGGGCGAGCGGAATGGCAGGTCCTGACCAGGGCCAACTTCTCCTCCCAGATCCGGCTCCACCCCCACGTCCTGCTCATCGTCACCATGCCAT GGTATGGCGAGTCAAGATCACTGATGGCCGAGATACAACGTTTGGTTGCTGCCGATGAGCAGGAGCTTGGTCGTCTAAAGTTGATGGTTGTCCACAGAAATTCTGAGAAGTTGCTGACAGATGTACTCGATGCCACAGAAGgaataaaattcatatactACCAACACTCATTGCCATTCAAGTACCAAGGGAAGCTTCGCACACGTGAGATACTGTCTTCAGTCCATTATATTATGTCACTCAAGCATGCAGAGACCCCATTTGTGGTTTTGCATACGAAGGAAGATGTGGAGGCTTTTGTTGAATCAACTGATAAAGCTGTAATTCTATCTGAATTCTGTGGGTGGTTTTCCAAATTGGCTCATGGTGGGAGCAACAGAACCGAGGGCACTTCATCTAACAATCACACAGAAAATG TTGACATTCCTGGGAAGACACTAACAAGAGAATCAGATGGGCCCCTAGAGCTT GTtatagaggatgaagaactGAATTTTGGAGGTGGGGTTCAGCTTACTGGCTCTCCTTGGAAAGGTGGATTTACCTTAGCAAATGGAAGTGTGTCAGATCAAATTAGAATTACAACTGATGTAAATAGAACGCTGTGTACAGCTGAAAAGCTCCACCAGTTTGAAAGCTTCTATGCAAAGCTTATTGCTCTGTCAAGAGATTATTTTCTTCCTCCAGAGAAAGTTAGATTTGGCCTTATAACTGAAAGATCATCATTACCTTCATTGGAGTTTATCAACGAAGGCAATTTGGAGACATGGTTCCTCAGTGTTCATTATCTGGGGTGCACCAATTGTTCAATTGTTGCAAAAGAAGGGGATGACCTAAGAAGTCTATTGCAATCTTATCATAATCTTGACATTAACGAG ATGGATGTTGATGCAAGTGGTGTCGCTACCTTTCCCGCAAGTAGGCCATCGGCTATTCTATTCATTGATAGATTGTCAGATTCTTCAAAAGTCAGAGATGAAAGCAAACTACACCTCAAACTACTAAGGGAATATGTGCAGAAAAAATATCCATCTCATTTCAGTACTGGTGGTCTAAGTAATGGTAAATCCAGAATGAGCTCTAGAGCTGTTCCTTCCCTAATGAGCACAAGTAGATCTGCCCATACTGAACAAACTAGGCTGAGTGCTTGGGCCTCCAAATTAATGGAATTTGGGGATAAAATGTCAGTAATGGTGGTCAATGATGGAGAAAGTATTTCGTACAGAAGTGCTAGCCAAGGTAGTACCGATAATCCGTTATATGATATTCTAACAAAGCTGCTACAGAAAACAAGACCAGCACATAGGTCAAAGAAAACAAGGATAAGTTTTGTTACAAAAGATGTTGGCATAAAGCAGCCGTCTGATGATTCTGAAGTCCAAGTGGTGGAATCTCTGTCAATTCGAGAGAGTCAACCTGAAAGAAATGATGTGTCATTTGCCAGTTCAGACAGTCGTAATGATGAAAACAGGGCAACAGAAGCTGaatatattgatgatggacAAAAACCCATTAAACCTGAGAAAGGTACTGCAAATTACTATCATACCAACGAAAAACTTCTTGAATCCAGTGATACAGAAGCGGAGGaacaacacaaaacaaaagattcAGATGTAAGCCTTGATCTGCAGGAAGAGATCTCCATTGATGTGCACGACAGCAATGCTCCTGAAAATTTCTGTAATATCAGTAAAGATGATCTTGAATGTAGTGATGCAAAAATGGAGAAACAAGAACATAAAACTGAGGCTTCAGTTATAAGCTCTGATCTTCAGGAAGAGGTCTCCACTGATGTGCATTCCAGCAATCAAGTTGGTGATATATTACACAAACACAAAGATGAGGGAACAGTTAGAGAAGCTGTAGCCATATTGGAACATGATGGGGCAAATGTGAATTTTAACCAAGAGAAGTTAGGATCAGCAAAACAGCAAGATGATGTGTTTCCAGTCCTGGGTCAAGAATTTCGAAGAATTGAGGATGTCATTTATGAGGATAACCTATTTATTCTAGATGAAGGATCAGAAGAAAGTGATAGCAAATACCCTGTGCACACAGCATTAAGCTCTTCCAGTAGCCTTGTTGGCGATAACACAGAATATACAGAGCAGGTAACTCCAAGTATACCTGACGAACATTTTGCTGGTTCATTCTTCTTCTCTGATGGCGGTTATAGGCTTCTGCGAACTTTAACTGGTGGATCAAGAATTCCATCCCTTGTAATAATTGACCCAATTCAACAAAAGCATTATGTCTTTCCTGATGAGATTGAATTTAGCTACCCTTCTTTAGCAAGTTTTTTCGACTGTTATATGAATCAAAGTCTATCTCCATATTATCGTTCAGCCTTATCTGTCATAAGTTCTAAGGAGCTTCTGAGACCACCTTTTATTAACCGTGATTTCCACGAAGCAGATTCCATCCCTCAGTTGACAACGAGTAATTTTTGTATGTCGGTCTTTGGATTTGAAGGTTGTGATTCAAAAAATGAAATGCCATTTTCAAACACTGAAAATATTGCATCTGCTTGGAAGAAGGATGTATTGGTGCTTTTCAGCAACTCTTGGTGTGGATTTTGTCAGCGAACAGAGCTTGTTGTCTGTGAGGTGTATCAATCACTCAAGAATTTTGGGACTTCAAATTCTCAATTTTTACGGGCTCAAGACTTGCAAG AGAAAAACGAAGAATCTACCATGAAGGGTTTTCCAGCTATTTATCTGATAGACTGCACATTAAATGAATGCCACCATTTACTAAAATTAGCAGGCAAG GAGGAGCATTATCCCACGTTGTTGCTTTTTCCGGCTGAGAGCAAAAGTGCAATATCATATGAAAGAGGAATTTCAGTTGccaatttatttgaatttttggagTCTCACACAAGCAATTCACCCCACCTGTTGGAATATAAAG GGTTTCTGTGGAAGAAGAAAATGGTCGCGCAACGTGATGCGCCACAGGCAATTCAGTTTGACAGCAGCGACAAAAGCAGCACCGAAGTTGGTTCCCATTCACCAAGTCATTTAGAGAGGCACGAGGCGCGTGTCCTCGCAGGTTCCGTCCTGACTGCCACTGCGAAGCTCGGGTCTGCCGTTCCATTCGACAACTCCCAGGTGCTCATCGTATCCGCTGACTCCCATGAGGGCTTCCAAGGCTTGATCATCAACAAGCGGTTAAGCTGGGATGCCTTCAAGAACCTGGACAGCTCCATGGAGCCAATCAAGCGTGCCCCGCTTTTCTACGGCGGACCTGTTGTGGTGCAGGGCTACTACCTCGTGAGCCTGTCCAGAGTAGCCTTCGATGGGTATTTGCAGGTTATGCCGGGTGTGTATTATGGAGACGTAGCCGCCACAACCCAGGTCACCAGACAGATCAAATCAGGTGAGCAATCTTCTGAGAACCTGTGGTTCTTCCTTGGGTTCTCGAGCTGGGGATACAGCCAACTGTTTGATGAACTATCTGAAGGAGCTTGGCAAGTGAGTGAAGAGCCTATCGAGCATTTGGTCTGGCCTGATAATTAG
- the LOC102721961 gene encoding protein EXECUTER 1, chloroplastic: MAAASVSTAPRAPLPGAVSSCSASSSSSSLVSRRQWDPSPSGFLAARRGHRVRRLAGAAPAPRDRRASSVVRCGGARSPDADGGGERRRGWDALFHDALQGAVRRWSEYVGSYWPLTPPGKGAGLGKRVEKFCEGQVRGEEEEEREVEGEEGKWSWERWKQHFALIEESERLVDELQLQLQTAVYREDFRSAHKLKLAIAATSKNDTVGRAISDLNSAIQEERYMDAAYIRDHAGAGLLGWWSGISGNLSDPYGLIIHISAEHGRYVAKSYDTRQLNSDGPGFPIFEIYFAEENGGYHLQAVHLKPEDSDSQQLPNMLREKLDMDSINISSTSFGAKHEDHNEGINMDDQNNDDSDVSAGPAGFKNLPSDSTPVPRVKILKVVPMENVNQDYIIKIFDQMSDEDDDNDNPEVENDSSEDIGDGDNIEVAEAASGEDDVDETGDESDIEALISIDFITEDDKDFTSSSSTESFERMPARLERRDRFAFSFYTDQYSKKQDVEKVQQTSKERVGPRTTQQDDDYLQFDRVKLVGSNRKLSVLQLGIKQHNNKVQQNLYGVTHFSRIQMPISLDPLTGLYMTASGFDSEILSLQRKFGQWREDDSSDEHRDLQFYEYVEAVKLTGDNLVPAGQVVFRAKVGNHYQLPHKGIIPRELGVVARYKGERRIADPGFQNPRWVDGELLVLDGKFIRDGPVIAFFYWTSNFHLFEFFRRLKLPD, encoded by the exons atggcggcggcgtccgtctccacggcgccgcgcgcgccgctccCGGGCGCCGTGTCGTCCTGCTCCGcctcgtcttcgtcgtcgtcgttggtGTCGCGCCGCCAGTGGGATCCGAGCCCTAGCGGGTTcctcgcggcgcggcgggggcaCCGCGTgcggcggctcgccggcgcagCCCCCGCGCCGCGGGACCGCCGGGCGTCCTCCGTGGTcaggtgcggcggcgcgcggagcCCCGACGcggacggaggcggcgagcggcggcgggggtgggaCGCGCTGTTCCACGACGCGTTGCAGGGGGCCGTGCGGCGGTGGAGCGAGTACGTCGGCAGCTACTGGCCCTTGACGCCCCCTGGGAAGGGTGCTGGGCTCGGGAAGAGGGTTGAGAAATTTTGCGAAGGGCAGGttagaggggaggaggaagaagagcggGAGGTGGAGGGTGAAGAGGGGAAATGGAGCTGGGAGAGATGGAAGCAGCACTTTGCTCTAATCGAGGAGAGCGAGCGCCTCGTTGATGAGCTGCAG CTACAACTACAGACTGCTGTTTATAGAGAGGACTTCAGGAGCGCTCACAAACTGAAGTTGGCTATTGCTGCTACATCAAAAAATGATACGGTGGGCAGAGCAATTTCTGACTTAAAT AGTGCAATACAAGAGGAGCGCTACATGGATGCAGCTTATATTAGAGATCATGCTGGTGCAGGACTG TTGGGATGGTGGTCTGGGATTTCCGGAAATTTGTCTGATCCATATGGTCTTATAATCCATATAAGCGCTGAACATGGTCGATATGTGGCGAAAAGTTATGATACCAg GCAGCTGAATTCAGATGGCCCTGGTTTCCccatatttgaaatttacttTGCAGAAGAAAATGGGGGATACCACCTACAG GCAGTGCATCTGAAACCAGAAGACAGTGATTCTCAGCAGTTGCCAAATATGTTGAGAGAGAAACTAGACATGGACAGTATTAACATATCTAGCACTTCATTTGGGGCTAAACATGAGGATCACAATGAAGGGATAAACATGGATGATCAAAATAATGATGATAGTGATGTTTCTGCTGGGCCAGCTGGTTTCAAAAACTTGCCAAGTGATTCAACTCCAGTTCCCAGGGTTAAAATACTGAAAGTGGTACCCATGGAAAATGTTAACCAGGACtatataatcaaaatttttgatcagatgtctgatgaagatgatgacaATGATAATCCTGAGGTTGAAAATGATTCCTCAGAAGATATTGGTGATGGAGATAACATTGAAGTAGCAGAAGCAGCTTCTGGAGAAGATGATGTTGATGAAACTGGTGATGAAAGTGATATTGAAGCCTTAATTTCAATTGATTTTATCACTGAGGATGACAAGGATTTTActtcttcatcatcaacaGAATCCTTTGAGAGAATGCCAGCTAGATTAGAAAGAAGAGACCGCTTTGCTTTTTCGTTCTATACTGACCAATATAGTAAAAAGCAAGACGTGGAAAAGGTTCAACAGACTTCTAAAGAAAGAGTTGGACCCCGTACCACTCAGCAGGATGATGATTATCTTCAATTTGATCGTGTAAAGTTGGTAGGCAGCAACAGAAAGTTATCG GTACTACAACTTGGCATCAAGCAACACAATAACAAGGTTCAGCAAAATTTGTATGGAGTTACTCACTTCAGCCGTATTCAGATGCCTATCTCTTTAGATCCTCTTACTG GCTTATACATGACTGCATCAGGATTTGACTCAGAAATTCTTAGCTTACAACGAAAATTTGGTCAATGGCGAGAGGATGATTCATCTGATGAACACAGGGACCTACAGTTTTATGAGTATGTTGAGGCTGTAAAGTTGACTGGGGACAACCTTGTGCCAGCGGGTCAG GTTGTCTTCCGTGCAAAGGTTGGGAACCATTATCAGCTCCCGCATAAGGGAATCATCCCTAGAGAGCTTGGAGTG GTTGCTAGGTACAAGGGGGAAAGGAGAATCGCAGATCCTGGTTTCCAAAACCCTCGATGGGTTGATGGCGAGCTTTTGGTACTAGATGgaaag TTCATCAGAGATGGTCCTGTTATAGCTTTCTTTTACTGGACATCAAACTTTCATCTTTTTGAATTCTTTAGGCGGCTGAAGCTTCCTGATTAG